AATATATGATTCAATTGGATTTATTTCGAGTATTACATAGTTTCATTAGCGTTTTGTGCAGTTAGTACAGTACACTGAATAATGCAATAATACTAATTGAATTATTCAATATACTACAAGAGTACAGGACTATGGATATTCAAATGAAATCTTCTTAGAAGAAAGCAcgtccgcatccgcatccgccgAGAGCCAGACCATCATAGCCGTAGCCGTAACCGAAGGGACCAATAGCGGCGCCATAGCCGAGTGGGCCAGCGATACCAGCAGCACCCTCAGTCAACATAGCGACCTCTCCGTTGCCGCAACCGTACGCGACCGCACCAGCACCAGCAGTCGGCAGGGCGCCCTCTAGACCCACAGTTCCCAAGAACGGCAGAGCGCCGCGGACAGCGAGCTCTCCTGCATAAGCGTTCTCAGATAGCACGGAAACTCCGT
The window above is part of the Maniola hyperantus chromosome 27, iAphHyp1.2, whole genome shotgun sequence genome. Proteins encoded here:
- the LOC117994813 gene encoding chorion class B protein M2410-like; this translates as MVFKAVLFVCAQALVMQSISGQCIGAGWAGAPWGGIGAPWGGIGAPCGCGAEWAATPAFSGGGLPVASASAIPPNGVSVLSENAYAGELAVRGALPFLGTVGLEGALPTAGAGAVAYGCGNGEVAMLTEGAAGIAGPLGYGAAIGPFGYGYGYDGLALGGCGCGRAFF